One stretch of Lacrimispora sphenoides DNA includes these proteins:
- the nudC gene encoding NAD(+) diphosphatase codes for MIQDIFPHVFHNEFHIKTPGMDSYFLYLQDGRLLLDHRTSKRIPQFEDLKSQSKEAMSCSDYLFSIDQMDFFLIDETAVTLTETDSLSLYETGIIRDLKPMWVSFAAISAGQLHRFYGSNRFCGCCGSPMMKSKKERSMVCSSCGNTVYPKIAPAVIVAVTYNGKLLLTKYAGREYTRFALIAGYTEFGETLEETVNREVMEEVGLRVKNIRYYKNQPWGFSDSILVGYWAELDGSPQVRLDETELSTAIWMAPEDIPDDFTNLSLTHEMILLFKNGKVS; via the coding sequence ATGATACAGGATATTTTCCCTCATGTTTTCCATAACGAATTTCATATAAAAACACCTGGCATGGACAGCTATTTTCTTTATCTTCAGGATGGCCGTCTCCTCCTTGATCACAGGACTTCCAAAAGAATCCCTCAGTTTGAAGATTTAAAAAGCCAGAGCAAGGAAGCCATGTCCTGCTCTGACTATCTTTTTTCCATTGACCAGATGGATTTTTTTCTTATAGATGAAACCGCAGTCACACTGACAGAAACAGATTCTCTTTCCTTGTACGAAACAGGGATCATAAGGGATCTAAAGCCCATGTGGGTGTCCTTTGCAGCTATTTCCGCAGGACAGCTCCACCGGTTTTACGGCTCCAACCGGTTCTGCGGCTGCTGTGGCTCTCCGATGATGAAAAGCAAAAAAGAAAGGTCCATGGTCTGTTCCTCCTGCGGCAATACCGTTTACCCAAAGATTGCTCCAGCCGTCATTGTGGCTGTCACGTACAACGGAAAGCTTCTGCTGACTAAGTATGCCGGAAGGGAATATACCCGGTTTGCCCTGATCGCAGGTTATACGGAATTCGGAGAAACCCTGGAAGAAACGGTAAACCGGGAAGTGATGGAGGAAGTAGGGCTTCGGGTCAAAAATATCCGCTATTATAAAAACCAGCCATGGGGATTCAGCGATTCCATTTTAGTCGGATACTGGGCTGAGCTGGATGGTTCTCCACAGGTCCGCCTGGATGAAACTGAATTATCCACAGCCATCTGGATGGCTCCTGAGGATATCCCTGATGATTTCACCAATTTAAGCCTGACCCATGAAATGATCCTTCTCTTCAAAAATGGAAAGGTGTCATAG
- a CDS encoding biotin transporter BioY → MNTVKSFQTKSSSANRITTKELVLAGMFAAVLAVISQLSIPMPTGVPITIQIFGVALIGTVLGWRLGFLATLIYLLLGAVGLPVFSNFRGGIQFLLDLTGGYKWGWLIMVLLCGIRPKTGSKLLNTILIFLLPILGTLLDEAIGGLQWAALSGDMSVSAVFSYSIVAFVPKDIILTVIAVITGIPIRKAVSGQ, encoded by the coding sequence ATGAATACAGTAAAATCGTTTCAAACAAAGAGCTCATCCGCAAACCGGATAACGACAAAGGAACTTGTCCTGGCCGGCATGTTTGCGGCTGTTCTTGCCGTAATTTCCCAATTATCTATCCCTATGCCAACAGGAGTTCCCATTACCATCCAGATCTTTGGAGTGGCACTTATAGGAACCGTGTTAGGGTGGAGGCTGGGCTTTTTAGCAACTCTGATTTACCTCCTCTTAGGCGCTGTGGGCCTGCCGGTCTTTTCAAACTTTCGCGGAGGCATCCAATTCCTACTGGATCTTACCGGCGGTTACAAATGGGGCTGGCTGATTATGGTGCTCCTCTGCGGCATCAGGCCGAAAACCGGCAGCAAGCTTCTAAACACAATCCTTATATTTCTCCTTCCGATTCTTGGTACTCTCTTGGATGAAGCCATCGGAGGCCTTCAATGGGCAGCATTATCCGGAGATATGTCGGTATCAGCCGTATTTTCCTATTCCATAGTTGCATTTGTTCCCAAGGACATTATACTTACAGTGATTGCTGTCATCACCGGAATTCCTATTCGAAAAGCCGTATCAGGGCAATGA